The Bernardetia sp. genome includes the window ACTAATCATTTATAATTGTATGTCTATTTTCACAAAAATCATTAACGGAGAGATTCCTTCCTACAAAATTTTGGAAGATGAAAAGCATTTTGCTTTTTTAGATATTCGTCCTCTGAAAGAAGGACACGTTTTGTGTGTTCCTAAGAAAGAAAACGATTATATTTTTGACCTTTCAGATAATGAACTTGCTGATTTAATGGTTTTTTCAAAAAAAGTTGCTACTGCACTTAAAAAATCTATTTCTTGTAATCGTATTGGAGTAGCTGTTGTTGGTTTAGAAGTTCCTCAT containing:
- a CDS encoding HIT family protein, which gives rise to MSIFTKIINGEIPSYKILEDEKHFAFLDIRPLKEGHVLCVPKKENDYIFDLSDNELADLMVFSKKVATALKKSISCNRIGVAVVGLEVPHTHVHLIPIDEIADLNFEQKRPEFSQEQFEKTAEKIRQNFEN